The following proteins come from a genomic window of Yinghuangia sp. ASG 101:
- a CDS encoding MDR family MFS transporter codes for MNPARRPAPPSAAADTDRVDPAVWRTAVTVIVGALAVVFDTTIVSVALNDLHTELNAPLSTIQWVSAGYLLAMFVTIPVAGWAQAKFGGKRLWIAALGVFLLGSLLCAVAWNITSLIVFRVVQGIGGGVMMPLMMTLVMQAAGGRNIGKVIATISLPAALGPILGPVLGGLILHVADWRWLFLVNVPFCVGGAWLALRNLPADPPRGTSRLDVVGFLLVSPGVAAIIYGLSQTEGEAGFASARVLGPLLGGLALVAAFVVWALRRPSGAALIDLRLFRNGPTASASALGFLTGAALYGAMLLMPLYWQQVRGEDALGAGLLLIPQGVGALLSRTIAGRAMDRYGPRVVAVIGFTVCCAGTVPFAFATDDTANAILLTALFVRGLGLGAATIPLAGAAYTGLSTAQIPDASIVTRVAQQVGGSVGTAVLAVVLQHTAAGAHTPAERAEGFDQAFWWAVAFTAVAVPLCLLLPGRAKEGPPTSVEPVPDTRPGSEPAART; via the coding sequence GTGAACCCTGCGCGTCGCCCCGCGCCCCCGTCCGCCGCGGCGGACACCGACCGTGTCGACCCCGCCGTGTGGCGCACCGCCGTCACCGTGATCGTGGGGGCCCTCGCGGTCGTCTTCGACACCACGATCGTCAGCGTCGCCCTCAACGACCTCCACACCGAGCTGAACGCCCCGCTGAGCACGATCCAGTGGGTCAGTGCCGGCTACCTGCTCGCGATGTTCGTGACCATCCCGGTCGCCGGGTGGGCGCAGGCGAAGTTCGGCGGCAAGCGGCTGTGGATCGCGGCCCTCGGCGTCTTCCTCCTCGGCTCGCTCCTGTGCGCGGTGGCGTGGAACATCACCAGCCTGATCGTCTTCCGCGTCGTCCAGGGCATCGGCGGCGGCGTGATGATGCCGTTGATGATGACCCTGGTCATGCAGGCCGCCGGAGGCCGCAACATCGGCAAGGTCATCGCCACCATCTCGCTGCCCGCCGCACTCGGGCCCATCCTCGGACCGGTGCTGGGCGGCCTCATCCTCCATGTCGCCGACTGGCGCTGGCTGTTCCTCGTCAACGTGCCGTTCTGCGTGGGAGGCGCCTGGCTCGCGCTGCGCAACCTGCCCGCCGACCCGCCGCGCGGGACGTCGCGGCTCGACGTCGTCGGATTCCTCCTGGTGTCGCCCGGTGTCGCGGCGATCATCTACGGGCTGTCCCAGACCGAGGGCGAGGCCGGGTTCGCGAGTGCCCGGGTGCTGGGCCCGCTCCTCGGCGGACTCGCCCTGGTCGCGGCGTTCGTGGTCTGGGCGCTGCGCCGACCGTCCGGCGCGGCCCTGATCGACCTGCGGCTGTTCCGCAACGGCCCCACGGCGTCGGCCTCCGCGCTCGGGTTCCTGACCGGGGCCGCGCTGTACGGCGCGATGCTGCTCATGCCGCTGTACTGGCAGCAGGTGCGCGGCGAGGACGCCCTCGGCGCCGGGCTGCTCCTGATCCCGCAGGGCGTCGGCGCGCTGTTGTCCCGCACCATCGCGGGCCGGGCGATGGACCGGTACGGCCCCCGCGTGGTCGCCGTCATCGGGTTCACCGTCTGCTGCGCGGGCACGGTGCCGTTCGCGTTCGCGACCGACGACACCGCCAACGCCATCCTCCTGACCGCGCTGTTCGTCCGGGGCCTCGGCCTCGGCGCGGCGACGATCCCGCTCGCGGGCGCGGCCTACACGGGGCTGTCCACCGCGCAGATCCCGGACGCCAGCATCGTGACCCGGGTCGCCCAGCAGGTCGGCGGCTCGGTCGGCACCGCGGTCCTCGCCGTCGTCCTGCAGCACACGGCGGCCGGCGCGCACACCCCCGCCGAGCGCGCGGAGGGCTTCGACCAGGCCTTCTGGTGGGCCGTCGCGTTCACCGCCGTGGCCGTCCCGCTCTGCCTGCTCCTCCCCGGCCGCGCGAAGGAGGGTCCGCCGACCTCGGTCGAACCCGTCCCCGACACCCGGCCGGGATCGGAGCCCGCGGCCCGGACGTGA
- a CDS encoding TetR/AcrR family transcriptional regulator → MAERRRGRELEEALLDAAWDELVEHGYAGFTMDAVAQRAGTSRPVLYRRWSDRHHLVRAAVVHSSARSPLEAPDTGSLRGDVIGLLRRINATRVHMATIMSIQMAAYYQETGTSPADLRDIASEGRRSLLDDVYERAFARGEIDPAHVTERMKSLPFDLLKQEFFMTFRPVTDSVIEEIVDTLFLPLVTAGRNTRESSRS, encoded by the coding sequence ATGGCGGAACGCCGCCGGGGGCGTGAGCTGGAGGAGGCCCTGCTCGACGCGGCCTGGGACGAACTCGTCGAGCACGGCTACGCCGGATTCACCATGGACGCGGTCGCCCAGCGCGCGGGCACGAGCCGTCCCGTCCTCTACCGCCGGTGGTCCGACCGCCACCACCTCGTGCGCGCCGCCGTCGTCCACTCCTCCGCGCGCAGCCCGCTGGAGGCCCCGGACACCGGCTCGCTGCGCGGCGACGTCATCGGCCTGCTGCGGCGCATCAACGCCACGCGCGTGCACATGGCCACGATCATGAGCATCCAGATGGCCGCCTACTACCAGGAGACCGGGACGAGTCCCGCCGACCTGCGCGACATCGCCTCGGAGGGGCGGCGCAGCCTGCTCGACGACGTGTACGAACGGGCCTTCGCCCGCGGCGAGATCGACCCCGCGCACGTCACCGAGCGCATGAAGTCGCTGCCGTTCGACCTCCTCAAGCAGGAGTTCTTCATGACCTTCCGCCCGGTCACGGACTCCGTGATCGAGGAGATCGTCGACACGCTGTTCCTGCCCCTGGTCACCGCGGGCCGCAACACACGGGAGTCGTCCCGGAGTTGA
- a CDS encoding response regulator has product MTTPGERPIRVVVADDERVVRDGLRLMVDTQPDLTVVGTAGDGDHALRLALDVRPDVLMLDVRMPGHDGLWVLGRLAAEGALDTTRVLMLTTFDMDEYVDEALTAGACGFLLKSASFEEITAAVRATAAGDGALSPAIAGRLIRAYAADRRARVRDPDDMARLAALTPREREILALIGEGLNNAEIAARLVVSEHTVKSHVGRLLGKTGCRDRAQAGALARRTSA; this is encoded by the coding sequence TTGACCACCCCAGGGGAGCGTCCCATCCGCGTGGTCGTCGCCGACGACGAACGCGTCGTCCGCGACGGCCTGCGCCTGATGGTCGACACCCAGCCCGATCTGACGGTCGTCGGCACCGCGGGCGACGGCGACCACGCGCTGCGGCTCGCCCTCGACGTGCGCCCGGACGTGCTGATGCTGGACGTGCGCATGCCCGGCCACGACGGGCTGTGGGTGCTCGGACGGCTGGCCGCCGAGGGAGCGCTCGACACGACGCGCGTCCTCATGCTGACCACGTTCGACATGGACGAGTACGTCGACGAGGCGCTGACCGCGGGGGCGTGCGGCTTCCTGCTCAAAAGCGCGTCGTTCGAGGAGATCACCGCGGCCGTGCGCGCCACCGCGGCCGGCGACGGCGCCCTCAGCCCGGCCATCGCGGGCCGCCTCATCCGCGCCTACGCCGCCGACCGCCGCGCCCGCGTCCGCGACCCGGACGACATGGCGCGGCTCGCCGCACTCACGCCGCGCGAGCGCGAGATCCTCGCCCTCATCGGCGAGGGCCTGAACAACGCCGAGATCGCGGCCCGGCTCGTCGTCTCCGAACACACCGTCAAGAGCCACGTCGGCCGCCTCCTCGGCAAAACCGGCTGCCGCGACCGGGCCCAGGCCGGAGCCCTGGCCCGCCGTACGTCGGCCTGA
- a CDS encoding sensor histidine kinase has protein sequence MLNVSDPLAPPRRLPETAVDGAVLAAALVPPLIDQATTDGSSGAWLAVGLWGVATAGGLVGRRQRPLAAYALVLVALVVAEVACAAADRSLSPLVVLPLAFALYAVGAHTRFDRAALALGAGALAIALGVVANHATAEGDRRGGSDVLAVLAPLPAAWALGVATRNRQQLLAVTQQRALEAEREQHRRAEQAAADERTRIARDMHDIAAHSLTLLVVHAETLRARSSDLPPWAREGIDAIAAAGRQAGGEMRELLGVLRDHTGEIAPRRPAPQLADLPRLVADARKAGTPVTLDAPAEVAEIAKPVQLAAYHVVQEHLANARRHAPGAAATVTLAVADGRLTVDAYCAPPPSDRTGPGGAGTGLIGLRERVGVLGGLLDAGRTDDGGFGLRAVIPLRSSPDPKRAGER, from the coding sequence GTGCTCAACGTCTCCGATCCCCTCGCGCCGCCCCGGCGGCTGCCGGAGACCGCGGTCGACGGCGCGGTCCTCGCGGCGGCCCTCGTGCCCCCGCTGATCGACCAGGCCACGACGGACGGTTCCTCCGGCGCGTGGCTCGCGGTGGGGCTGTGGGGTGTCGCGACAGCAGGCGGCCTCGTGGGACGCCGGCAGCGCCCGCTCGCGGCGTACGCGCTCGTGCTGGTCGCGCTGGTCGTCGCCGAGGTGGCCTGCGCCGCCGCCGACCGGAGCCTGAGCCCGCTGGTGGTGCTGCCGCTGGCGTTCGCGCTGTACGCGGTCGGCGCGCACACGCGGTTCGACCGGGCCGCGCTCGCCCTGGGCGCCGGGGCGCTGGCCATCGCTCTCGGCGTCGTCGCGAACCACGCCACCGCGGAAGGCGACCGGCGCGGCGGCTCGGACGTCCTCGCGGTGTTGGCGCCGCTGCCCGCCGCGTGGGCCCTGGGCGTCGCCACCCGCAACCGGCAGCAGCTGCTCGCGGTGACCCAGCAGCGCGCCCTTGAGGCCGAGCGGGAGCAGCACCGAAGAGCCGAGCAGGCCGCCGCCGACGAACGCACGCGCATCGCCCGCGACATGCACGACATCGCCGCGCACTCCCTGACCCTGCTGGTCGTGCACGCGGAGACGCTGCGCGCGCGGTCCTCGGACCTGCCGCCCTGGGCCCGCGAGGGCATCGACGCCATCGCCGCCGCGGGCCGGCAGGCCGGTGGCGAGATGCGCGAACTGCTCGGCGTGCTGCGCGACCACACCGGCGAGATCGCGCCGCGGCGGCCCGCGCCCCAACTCGCGGACCTGCCGCGGCTCGTCGCCGACGCCCGCAAGGCGGGCACCCCGGTCACCCTCGACGCCCCCGCGGAGGTGGCGGAGATCGCCAAACCGGTGCAACTCGCCGCGTACCATGTCGTCCAGGAGCACCTGGCCAACGCACGCCGCCACGCCCCGGGCGCCGCCGCCACCGTCACGCTCGCCGTCGCGGACGGCCGCCTCACGGTCGACGCCTACTGCGCCCCGCCGCCGTCGGACCGGACCGGGCCCGGCGGTGCGGGCACCGGGCTCATCGGATTGCGCGAACGCGTCGGCGTCCTGGGAGGGTTGCTGGACGCGGGCCGGACCGACGACGGCGGATTCGGCCTGCGCGCCGTCATCCCGCTGCGAAGCAGCCCGGACCCGAAGCGAGCAGGTGAGCGTTGA
- a CDS encoding MMPL family transporter, translated as MPAPQPTRPAPPGTTRLGGILRRAKWSVLIAWIAVAIAATALASDLGAVQRDDAAAYLPQGVDSTTVARLAEPDPDHPDAETAIVVYHRDGAPLAAGDAAVVDDDRRRAAWLAPGEAVTSEDGRAAMFVVRVQPRTADDDTAKQAVRDLRDAVDHPRPDGLDVLVTGEAALGTDSSGGDVDAVLLVTSMAIVALLLLLTYRSPVLWLLPLLAALITVMTARGAAYGLARAGSAVTELSSAIQIVLVFGVATDYAMLLLHRYRSELAVHADRHEAMAHALRRTTPAILASAGTVIAGMLALLAADLAGLRGLGPVAAVGVVIAAAAMLTLFPALLLCVGRRALWPRIPRPDAPHRPRDARGWAAVARHVTRRPVAFAVLVTAGLGIAALGLTNLRVSADPLDKVPPSAESVAGHKVLAAHFAEGVAEPLRIVLPEGADETARDAARTAVAAVPHIAGVAPGEPVSGRPTLDAVLDVDPYGDAADRVIGEVRDALGTAVDGALVGGTPAVQADYRQAALQDTWRVAVLVLLAITVILGVLLRSVVAPLVLVAATVLSFAGSLGLSTLLFTQVIGTDAVAADLFLYVFVFLVAVGVDYTIFLTERIREERRRLPHAKAVRVGVTATGGVITAAGLVLAGTFGALAQLPDVTVAQVGVAVATGVLIDTLLVRSLQIPAVAALLGDRFWWPSRRAAESPPRPHGDLSGKRSPAPPTSTRL; from the coding sequence ATGCCCGCACCCCAGCCGACCCGTCCGGCACCCCCCGGGACCACGCGCCTCGGCGGCATCCTGCGCCGCGCCAAGTGGTCCGTCCTGATCGCCTGGATCGCCGTCGCGATCGCGGCCACCGCCCTCGCCTCCGACCTCGGCGCGGTCCAGCGCGACGACGCGGCGGCGTACCTTCCGCAAGGCGTCGACTCCACCACGGTCGCCCGGCTCGCCGAACCGGACCCCGACCACCCCGACGCCGAGACCGCGATCGTCGTCTACCACCGCGACGGCGCGCCGCTGGCCGCCGGGGACGCCGCCGTCGTCGACGACGACCGCCGCCGCGCGGCCTGGTTGGCGCCGGGCGAGGCGGTCACGTCCGAGGACGGGCGGGCGGCGATGTTCGTCGTCCGCGTCCAGCCGCGGACCGCCGACGACGACACCGCGAAACAGGCGGTCCGCGACCTGCGCGACGCGGTGGACCATCCCCGCCCGGACGGCCTCGACGTGCTGGTGACGGGCGAGGCGGCCCTGGGCACCGACAGCAGCGGAGGCGACGTCGACGCCGTGCTGCTGGTCACCAGCATGGCCATCGTCGCGCTGTTGCTGCTGCTCACCTACCGCTCGCCGGTGCTGTGGCTGCTGCCGCTGCTGGCCGCGCTGATCACCGTGATGACGGCCCGCGGCGCGGCGTACGGACTCGCGCGGGCCGGATCGGCGGTCACCGAACTGTCGTCCGCGATCCAGATCGTGCTGGTCTTCGGCGTCGCCACCGACTACGCGATGCTCCTGCTGCACCGCTACCGCAGCGAACTCGCCGTGCACGCCGACCGCCACGAGGCGATGGCGCACGCGCTGCGCCGTACCACCCCGGCGATCCTCGCCAGTGCCGGGACGGTGATCGCGGGCATGCTCGCGCTGCTCGCGGCGGACCTCGCGGGGCTGCGCGGTCTCGGCCCGGTGGCCGCGGTCGGGGTCGTGATCGCGGCGGCGGCGATGCTCACACTGTTTCCCGCGCTGCTGCTGTGTGTCGGCCGCCGCGCGCTGTGGCCGCGCATCCCCCGGCCCGACGCGCCGCACCGCCCCCGCGACGCACGCGGGTGGGCGGCGGTGGCCCGCCACGTCACCCGCCGCCCGGTGGCCTTCGCCGTCCTGGTGACCGCGGGCCTCGGGATCGCCGCGCTCGGCCTGACGAACCTGCGGGTCAGCGCCGATCCGCTGGACAAGGTGCCGCCGTCGGCGGAGTCGGTCGCGGGGCACAAGGTGCTGGCCGCGCACTTCGCGGAGGGCGTCGCGGAGCCGCTGCGGATCGTCCTGCCCGAGGGTGCGGACGAAACGGCCCGGGACGCCGCGCGGACCGCCGTCGCCGCCGTCCCGCACATCGCCGGGGTCGCGCCCGGTGAGCCCGTGTCGGGCAGGCCCACGCTCGACGCCGTCCTCGACGTCGACCCGTACGGCGACGCGGCCGACCGGGTGATCGGCGAGGTGCGCGACGCCCTCGGCACGGCGGTGGACGGCGCGCTGGTCGGCGGCACCCCCGCCGTGCAGGCGGACTACCGGCAGGCCGCGCTGCAGGACACCTGGCGCGTCGCCGTGCTGGTGCTGCTCGCCATCACCGTGATCCTCGGTGTGCTCCTGCGCTCCGTGGTCGCCCCGCTCGTCCTCGTCGCGGCGACGGTCCTGTCGTTCGCCGGGTCGCTGGGGCTGTCGACGCTGCTGTTCACCCAGGTCATCGGGACGGACGCGGTCGCCGCGGATCTGTTCCTGTACGTCTTCGTCTTCCTCGTCGCGGTCGGCGTGGACTACACGATCTTCCTCACCGAACGCATCCGCGAGGAGCGCCGGCGGCTGCCGCACGCCAAGGCCGTCCGCGTCGGCGTCACCGCGACCGGCGGCGTGATCACCGCCGCCGGGCTCGTCCTCGCGGGCACCTTCGGGGCCCTCGCCCAGCTCCCCGACGTCACCGTCGCGCAGGTGGGCGTCGCGGTCGCGACCGGGGTCCTCATCGACACGCTCCTGGTCCGGTCCCTCCAGATCCCGGCGGTCGCCGCCTTGCTGGGCGACCGCTTCTGGTGGCCGAGCCGCCGGGCCGCGGAGTCGCCGCCGCGCCCTCACGGCGATCTGTCCGGAAAGCGCTCGCCCGCTCCCCCAACTTCGACAAGGTTGTAG
- a CDS encoding AIM24 family protein has protein sequence MRGSLFQHAVGSGTERFSLQNPQILAVRLGRETGHDVLARKGAMVAFQGGVEFDGHHLTPREHQVYQYTGEQLNLMRCHGTGTVYLAHQAQYLCILDIAQDGLVVDGDYILAFDPQLSWNVVAIQSQENIAAAGAYNMELRGHGRVALMTSGKPLVMRVGPQSEAFADADAVIAWSAGLTTRMEAQTTSSRVWRRRRGTGEGWTMCFLGEGFVVVQPHELAGPTQFQAGGGPLGMGAGGYRGNQWGG, from the coding sequence ATGCGGGGATCGCTGTTCCAACACGCCGTCGGTTCCGGTACGGAGCGCTTCTCCCTGCAGAACCCGCAGATCCTCGCGGTGCGCCTCGGCCGCGAGACCGGCCACGACGTCCTCGCGCGCAAGGGCGCCATGGTGGCCTTCCAGGGCGGCGTGGAATTCGACGGCCACCACCTGACCCCGCGGGAACACCAGGTGTACCAGTACACCGGTGAGCAGCTGAACCTGATGCGCTGTCACGGGACCGGCACCGTGTACCTCGCGCACCAGGCCCAGTACCTGTGCATCCTCGACATCGCCCAGGACGGGCTCGTCGTCGACGGCGACTACATCCTCGCCTTCGACCCCCAGCTCTCCTGGAACGTGGTCGCCATCCAGAGCCAGGAGAACATCGCCGCGGCCGGCGCGTACAACATGGAGTTGCGCGGACACGGCCGGGTCGCGCTCATGACGTCCGGCAAACCGCTGGTCATGAGGGTCGGTCCGCAGAGCGAGGCGTTCGCGGACGCGGACGCCGTGATCGCGTGGAGTGCCGGGCTGACGACGCGCATGGAGGCGCAGACCACCAGCTCCCGGGTGTGGCGGCGGCGCCGCGGGACCGGTGAGGGCTGGACGATGTGCTTCCTGGGCGAAGGCTTCGTGGTCGTGCAGCCCCACGAACTGGCGGGCCCGACGCAGTTCCAGGCCGGGGGCGGACCGCTCGGCATGGGGGCGGGCGGCTACCGCGGGAACCAGTGGGGCGGCTGA
- a CDS encoding molybdopterin-dependent oxidoreductase, giving the protein MCDHRPTASDRDGGELPPGQRRVRGWPVSHYGPVPTFRPDRWDLRVYGATADAGARAWSWPEFGSSPALPRVTVVADLHCAAGVTSTGHEWFGVPAAALLELVPPAASVTHVMAWAEYGYSATLRLEDFAAATTVLATHHGGEVLTAEHGFPLRLVVPHLYGYKSAKWLRAVEYLSEERRGFWEERGYHPVGDPWRAQRYAHGEDA; this is encoded by the coding sequence ATGTGTGACCACCGGCCGACCGCGTCCGACCGCGACGGGGGCGAACTCCCGCCGGGGCAAAGGCGGGTGCGGGGCTGGCCGGTCTCGCACTACGGACCGGTCCCGACGTTCCGCCCCGACCGGTGGGACCTGCGCGTGTACGGGGCCACCGCCGACGCGGGCGCCCGCGCGTGGTCCTGGCCGGAGTTCGGGTCCAGCCCCGCGCTGCCGCGCGTCACCGTGGTCGCCGACCTGCATTGCGCGGCCGGCGTCACCTCGACCGGCCACGAGTGGTTCGGCGTCCCCGCCGCGGCCCTGCTGGAGCTGGTGCCGCCGGCCGCGTCGGTCACCCACGTGATGGCGTGGGCCGAGTACGGCTACAGCGCGACCCTGCGTCTGGAGGACTTCGCCGCCGCCACGACCGTGCTCGCCACCCACCACGGCGGCGAAGTGCTGACCGCCGAACACGGTTTCCCGCTGCGCCTGGTCGTCCCGCACCTGTACGGCTACAAGAGCGCCAAGTGGCTGCGCGCCGTCGAGTACCTGAGCGAGGAACGCCGCGGTTTCTGGGAGGAGCGGGGCTACCACCCCGTCGGCGACCCCTGGCGCGCGCAGCGGTACGCCCACGGGGAAGACGCCTGA
- the sigJ gene encoding RNA polymerase sigma factor SigJ: MSTPAEPGDDRHDDPGLSTVAGERRHLLNLAYRMLGSRADAEDVVQEAYARWYAMSRQEQDAVKAPGAWLTTVAGRICLNLLGSARVRRERYVGQWIPEPVPGDTDWIGGERSAAPVDPADRVTLDESITMAFLVVLEAMTPAERVAFILHDVFRYSFAEVAEVVGRTPGACRQLASSARRRLRATRAPAASPAQLAGVIREFKEAWEAKDIDALVGLLDPGATVTADGGGLANAEPSPLEGGERIARHLVELATRSVGDLTFEPRTVNAEPGLVARHDGAVVAVYAFAVAEGRITHIWVVLNPEKLRSWTTD, encoded by the coding sequence ATGAGCACCCCCGCCGAGCCGGGCGACGACCGACACGACGACCCGGGCCTGAGCACGGTCGCGGGCGAGCGGCGCCACCTGCTCAACCTCGCGTACCGGATGCTGGGTTCGCGGGCCGACGCCGAGGACGTCGTCCAGGAGGCGTACGCCCGCTGGTACGCGATGTCCCGGCAGGAGCAGGACGCCGTCAAGGCACCCGGCGCCTGGCTGACGACCGTCGCCGGGCGCATCTGCCTCAACCTGCTCGGCTCGGCCCGCGTCCGGCGGGAGCGCTATGTCGGCCAGTGGATCCCCGAGCCGGTGCCCGGGGACACGGACTGGATCGGCGGAGAGCGGTCGGCCGCGCCCGTGGATCCGGCGGACCGCGTCACGCTCGACGAGTCGATCACCATGGCGTTCCTCGTCGTACTCGAAGCGATGACGCCGGCCGAGCGCGTGGCGTTCATCCTGCACGACGTCTTTCGCTACTCCTTCGCCGAAGTGGCCGAGGTCGTCGGCCGGACTCCGGGCGCGTGCCGCCAACTGGCGTCCTCGGCCCGGCGCCGCCTCCGCGCCACGCGCGCACCCGCCGCATCGCCAGCACAACTGGCAGGCGTCATCCGGGAGTTCAAGGAGGCCTGGGAGGCCAAGGACATCGACGCGCTGGTCGGTCTGCTCGACCCCGGCGCGACGGTGACCGCCGACGGCGGCGGGCTGGCCAACGCCGAACCGAGTCCGCTCGAAGGCGGCGAGCGCATCGCCCGCCACCTGGTCGAGCTGGCCACCCGGAGCGTCGGCGATCTGACCTTCGAGCCGAGGACGGTCAACGCCGAGCCCGGCCTCGTGGCGCGGCACGACGGCGCCGTCGTCGCGGTGTACGCGTTCGCCGTCGCCGAGGGCCGCATCACCCATATCTGGGTGGTCCTCAACCCCGAGAAGCTGCGTTCCTGGACAACCGACTGA
- a CDS encoding LUD domain-containing protein yields MTTPSSTTPFTDPAPADRLARAAAALAANGFAVETLGDVAAARTRVRDLIPEGASVFTAASETLRLSGIDADINSGDRYRAVKPRVLGMDRATQADEIRRLLAGPDVVVGSVAAVTETGSLVIASGSGSQLPSYAGGAARVILIVGAQKVVPDLDTALLRVHEYALPLEDARARVAYGVPSAVNRLLVLNAEPLPGRVTVLLLREAIGF; encoded by the coding sequence ATGACCACCCCGTCCTCCACCACGCCGTTCACCGACCCGGCGCCCGCCGACCGCCTGGCCCGGGCCGCCGCCGCGCTCGCGGCGAACGGGTTCGCCGTGGAGACCCTCGGCGACGTCGCCGCCGCGCGTACCCGTGTCCGCGACCTGATCCCCGAGGGGGCAAGCGTGTTCACGGCGGCCAGCGAGACCCTCCGGCTGTCCGGTATCGACGCCGACATCAACTCCGGCGACCGGTACCGGGCCGTCAAACCGCGCGTCCTGGGAATGGACCGCGCGACGCAGGCCGACGAGATCCGGCGGTTGCTCGCCGGTCCCGACGTCGTCGTGGGCAGCGTCGCCGCGGTCACCGAGACCGGCTCCCTCGTGATCGCCTCGGGCAGCGGCAGCCAACTCCCGTCCTACGCCGGCGGCGCCGCGCGCGTGATCCTGATCGTCGGTGCGCAGAAGGTGGTCCCCGACCTGGACACCGCGCTGCTCCGCGTCCACGAGTACGCGCTCCCCCTGGAGGATGCCCGGGCGCGGGTCGCCTACGGGGTCCCGAGCGCCGTCAACCGCCTCCTCGTCCTCAACGCCGAACCGCTTCCCGGCCGCGTGACCGTCCTGCTGCTGCGCGAGGCCATCGGATTCTGA